Proteins found in one Amphiura filiformis chromosome 14, Afil_fr2py, whole genome shotgun sequence genomic segment:
- the LOC140169246 gene encoding uncharacterized protein, producing the protein MGSPVSPIVATVYMEWLEQGALVTARLDIKPKLWKRYVDDVLEIVNKGPAEPLTEHLNLIGKTGNMKFTYETEENKQIPFFETLIVKKLNGFIKLLVYRHIQMNICISNHTTFCAPADHVAEDNHVIG; encoded by the coding sequence ATGGGTTCGCCGGTCAGTCCGATTGTAGCGACCGTGTACATGGAGTGGCTTGAACAGGGAGCGCTCGTCACAGCCCGCCTTGACATAAAACCTAAGCTATGGAAACGTTATGTGGACGACGTGTTAGAAATTGTTAACAAAGGACCCGCAGAACCCCTCACAGAGCATCTAAATCTAATTGGCAAAACCGGCAATATGAAGTTCACCTATGAAACGGAAGAAAATAAGCAAATTCCTTTCTTTGAAACACTAATAGTCAAGAAACTCAACGGTTTCATCAAACTCTTAGTTTACAGACACATACAGATGAATATCTGCATTTCCAATCACACCACCTTCTGCGCCCCTGCGGACCATGTCGCCGAAGACAATCACGTGATCGGATGA